The Candidatus Methylacidiphilales bacterium genome has a window encoding:
- a CDS encoding 1-deoxy-D-xylulose-5-phosphate reductoisomerase, producing the protein MTQTELCISILGASGSIGVQTIEVVLANQTRKCSIELLSVHKNWNALSHLLTKVAPKYLAVTHQNSVEPCKQLIKQLNLTCQIVTQQSEILDICSASHVTHIICATSGIDFLQLYYQLALRGKHLLIANKESLVVGGSYFIDAVRLGKARITPLDSEPHAIYQCINNALWRSCLKSSPEIETVTITASGGPFVSLSKSELEHVKIADALNHPTWKMGKKISIDSATLINKGLEIIECCRLFTLKPNQIKTLIHRQSLVHGFVSFVDGSVLINMYYPTMKIPIAYGIFETRLNNSDKKSITVEVLNSMCFEEVDQIRFPSITLCYLALANGDCSTVALTAANEIAVDSFLSGKIPFNAIIPIIERVVTDTNKSVTSFIDLIELYKETLAKTEEVVKKVR; encoded by the coding sequence ATGACACAAACTGAGTTATGTATTTCCATTTTAGGCGCAAGCGGATCTATTGGCGTGCAAACAATTGAAGTAGTTCTAGCCAATCAAACAAGAAAATGTTCAATTGAACTTTTGTCAGTACATAAAAATTGGAATGCTTTAAGCCATTTGTTAACCAAGGTAGCTCCAAAATATTTAGCTGTCACACATCAAAATTCAGTAGAGCCTTGCAAGCAATTGATTAAACAACTAAATTTAACTTGTCAGATAGTTACCCAACAATCTGAAATACTAGATATATGTTCCGCTAGTCATGTAACTCATATTATTTGCGCTACCAGTGGGATTGATTTTCTTCAATTATATTACCAGTTAGCGCTTAGAGGCAAACATCTATTGATTGCAAATAAAGAGTCATTAGTTGTTGGTGGGAGTTATTTTATTGATGCAGTTAGACTTGGAAAAGCAAGAATAACACCACTTGACAGTGAACCACATGCTATTTATCAATGTATTAACAATGCTCTATGGAGAAGCTGTTTAAAGAGCTCCCCTGAAATTGAGACAGTTACCATTACAGCAAGTGGTGGCCCTTTTGTTTCGTTATCAAAATCAGAACTTGAGCATGTAAAAATAGCAGATGCTTTAAATCATCCTACATGGAAAATGGGTAAAAAAATATCTATCGATTCAGCCACCTTAATAAATAAAGGCCTTGAAATAATTGAGTGTTGCCGTTTATTTACTTTGAAACCAAATCAAATAAAGACTTTAATCCACAGGCAAAGTCTGGTGCATGGATTTGTATCTTTTGTTGATGGAAGTGTATTGATTAACATGTATTATCCAACCATGAAAATACCTATAGCCTATGGAATATTTGAAACACGATTAAATAATTCAGATAAAAAAAGCATCACCGTTGAAGTGTTAAACTCTATGTGTTTTGAAGAAGTGGATCAAATTAGATTTCCATCTATCACACTTTGCTATCTGGCTCTTGCAAATGGTGATTGTTCAACTGTCGCGTTAACTGCAGCCAATGAGATTGCTGTTGATTCATTTTTAAGTGGTAAAATACCATTCAATGCAATCATTCCAATCATCGAAAGGGTAGTAACTGATACCAATAAATCAGTAACAAGTTTTATAGATTTGATCGAACTTTATAAAGAAACCCTTGCTAAAACCGAAGAAGTTGTAAAAAAAGTAAGATAA
- a CDS encoding phosphatidate cytidylyltransferase encodes MSELAKRIIGAAVFTFIFLLIIYFKSTLLTGLFLLTVLFILLFEVSALVIKNNMQIQSKLFLLFFIYSWITLSVFCIGILLLGNIKQALGLFALTICCDVMSYLGGKSLGRRKLAPFISPGKTVEGAIIGIVSTVVLVTIILMSLNNVAFSYVVMFKVLFLAIIAVVADLLESLLKRMANVKDSGKLFYGHGGFLDRFDSLIIVAPLYFYFFI; translated from the coding sequence ATGAGCGAGTTAGCAAAGCGAATCATAGGTGCAGCAGTCTTCACTTTTATTTTTCTTTTAATTATCTACTTTAAATCTACGTTATTAACTGGATTATTTTTATTAACCGTACTCTTTATACTTTTATTTGAGGTAAGCGCACTTGTAATAAAAAATAATATGCAGATACAAAGTAAATTATTTTTATTATTTTTTATATATTCATGGATCACCTTGTCGGTATTCTGTATCGGAATATTATTACTTGGTAATATAAAACAAGCACTTGGTCTTTTTGCCTTAACAATTTGTTGTGATGTGATGAGTTACCTAGGAGGAAAAAGCCTTGGTCGTCGAAAGTTGGCACCGTTTATTAGTCCTGGTAAAACAGTCGAAGGAGCAATAATTGGTATCGTAAGTACAGTTGTGTTAGTTACTATAATTTTAATGTCTCTAAATAATGTTGCTTTTTCTTATGTTGTTATGTTTAAAGTTTTATTTTTGGCAATTATTGCTGTTGTAGCAGATTTATTAGAAAGTTTATTAAAAAGGATGGCAAATGTAAAAGATAGCGGAAAATTATTTTATGGTCATGGAGGTTTTTTAGATAGATTTGATAGTCTAATTATTGTTGCTCCACTTTACTTCTATTTTTTTATCTGA
- the uppS gene encoding polyprenyl diphosphate synthase, which yields MHVAIIMDGNGRWAQHNSLLRSEGHVQGVLVVRSVISTAISVKIKHLTLFAFSIENNQRPHPEVLAICKLLVDTIAQEIPQLVAQGIKIKFIGDLSILSDLDQSELSKVVQITSNGTNLDLTIAFNYSGRWDISQAILRATNEKFINPSELEIRKLLPSSAIPDIDLLIRTGGSKRVSNFLLWQLAYSELYFTDILWPEFNEIEFTKAIQWYSKQTRTFGKIL from the coding sequence TTGCATGTAGCGATTATAATGGATGGTAACGGAAGATGGGCACAACATAATTCGTTACTTAGAAGTGAAGGACATGTCCAAGGAGTTTTAGTTGTTCGCTCTGTAATTTCTACTGCAATTAGTGTAAAAATTAAACATCTAACGTTATTTGCATTTAGTATAGAAAATAACCAACGTCCACATCCCGAAGTATTGGCAATTTGTAAATTACTTGTTGATACTATAGCTCAAGAAATACCTCAATTAGTAGCTCAAGGTATTAAAATTAAGTTTATAGGTGACCTATCAATACTAAGCGACCTAGATCAATCTGAACTAAGTAAGGTTGTCCAAATTACCAGCAATGGTACCAATTTAGATTTAACCATTGCATTTAATTATAGTGGCCGTTGGGATATCTCTCAAGCTATCTTGCGTGCGACAAATGAAAAATTTATAAATCCCTCAGAGTTAGAAATAAGAAAATTATTACCTTCTTCCGCTATTCCAGATATAGATTTATTAATTAGAACAGGAGGTTCAAAACGAGTTAGTAATTTTTTATTATGGCAGTTAGCCTATAGTGAGTTATATTTCACAGATATATTGTGGCCTGAATTTAATGAAATTGAATTTACTAAAGCAATTCAATGGTATAGCAAGCAAACAAGAACTTTTGGCAAAATATTATAA
- the frr gene encoding ribosome recycling factor: protein MSQQFETNALQSMKKVLTQYEQELLKIRTGRASASLYDGIMVLIYGTKVPLKSICKMHVEEGKTVVIVPFDRQNLSAIERSIVDQKIGITPAVIGDQIRMTNPPLTEERRKEFVKSAKSIAEQFKVQLRTVRRDVLEIVKQSEKEKVLSQDDVRNIENKIQKILDQQIAEIDSKLQHKVKELTTF from the coding sequence ATGAGCCAGCAATTTGAAACAAATGCGTTGCAATCAATGAAAAAGGTTCTAACACAATATGAGCAAGAATTACTTAAAATAAGAACGGGTAGAGCTAGCGCATCGTTATATGATGGGATTATGGTTTTAATCTATGGCACCAAGGTTCCACTAAAGTCAATTTGCAAGATGCATGTTGAAGAGGGAAAAACTGTTGTGATTGTTCCATTTGATCGACAAAATTTATCAGCAATAGAACGAAGTATAGTTGATCAAAAAATTGGAATTACTCCTGCAGTTATAGGAGATCAAATTAGAATGACAAACCCTCCTTTGACTGAAGAGAGGAGAAAAGAATTCGTGAAATCTGCAAAATCTATTGCTGAACAATTTAAAGTGCAACTCCGAACAGTTAGAAGAGACGTCTTGGAGATTGTAAAACAATCTGAGAAAGAGAAGGTTCTAAGTCAGGACGATGTAAGAAATATCGAAAATAAAATACAAAAAATCCTAGATCAACAAATAGCTGAAATTGATTCCAAACTTCAGCATAAAGTTAAAGAACTAACTACTTTTTAG
- the pyrH gene encoding UMP kinase gives MTSTQVNDLYKRVVLKISGESLLGGLSFGIDAHKLTSIAKEVSILRENNIEVIVVIGGGNIFRGVQLSTIGISRVIADQMGMLATVINALALDESFKKISIPSRVLSSIGIHEMCDTYSQRHALRCLANGEIVICAAGTGNPFFTTDSAASLRAIELQADIMLKATNVDGVYSADPKINKNAKIFSKVSYDYVIEHKLSALDSTAVVMCRDYKIPVKVFNIHFPNHIYQAVFNKNFGTLIGDFNEPAI, from the coding sequence ATGACTTCTACCCAAGTCAACGATTTATATAAGCGGGTGGTATTAAAAATCAGTGGTGAGTCCCTTTTAGGAGGACTTTCATTTGGTATTGATGCGCACAAACTAACTAGTATTGCTAAAGAGGTTTCGATTTTGCGAGAAAACAATATCGAAGTAATAGTAGTGATAGGTGGTGGAAATATTTTTAGAGGAGTACAGTTATCTACAATTGGTATTTCAAGAGTTATTGCCGATCAAATGGGAATGTTAGCAACAGTAATAAATGCATTGGCACTAGATGAGTCATTTAAGAAAATTTCAATCCCCTCTCGAGTTTTATCTTCCATCGGAATTCATGAAATGTGTGACACTTATTCTCAACGTCACGCTTTACGATGTTTAGCAAATGGCGAGATCGTTATTTGTGCTGCTGGCACGGGGAATCCTTTTTTTACTACTGATTCTGCTGCAAGTCTGAGAGCAATAGAACTTCAGGCTGATATCATGCTGAAAGCAACAAATGTTGATGGTGTTTACTCTGCAGATCCTAAAATTAATAAAAATGCAAAAATATTTTCAAAAGTAAGTTACGACTATGTAATAGAGCATAAACTTTCTGCTCTTGATTCTACAGCTGTTGTTATGTGTAGAGATTATAAAATACCTGTAAAAGTTTTTAATATTCATTTTCCAAACCATATTTACCAAGCAGTGTTCAACAAAAATTTTGGGACTCTAATAGGAGATTTTAATGAGCCAGCAATTTGA
- the tsf gene encoding translation elongation factor Ts: protein MEIRSEQVKQLRQITGSGIMNCKQALTECDGNIELAIEFLRKKGQASAEKKSSRIASEGRIEISSSDSQIVMVDCNCETESVAKLDEFLLFCSHVAKLILKHKPCDLSDLLALPYSENSPETIEQKRTSLIATIGENIIIRRFVLVDKRGIVDTYVHGSKIGSIVILKSGTEAVAHELALQVVATNPLFVSSADVPKEVIENEKNIAIEQMAGSNKPPHVVEKIVEGKVSKWVSEISLLSQPYIKDPQNSVQKYLLAQNATLDSFYRMQVGEGIEKEVLDFATEVANQVKSFSTN, encoded by the coding sequence ATGGAAATACGAAGTGAGCAGGTTAAACAGTTACGACAGATTACTGGATCTGGGATTATGAACTGTAAGCAAGCACTCACTGAGTGCGATGGAAATATTGAACTAGCTATAGAGTTCCTTAGAAAAAAAGGGCAAGCAAGTGCCGAAAAAAAATCTAGCAGAATTGCCTCAGAAGGTAGAATTGAAATTAGCTCTAGTGACTCACAAATTGTAATGGTGGATTGCAATTGTGAAACAGAATCTGTTGCAAAACTTGATGAATTTTTGCTATTTTGTTCGCATGTCGCTAAGTTAATTCTTAAGCACAAACCATGCGATCTTTCAGATTTACTTGCGTTACCCTATTCTGAAAATTCGCCAGAAACTATTGAGCAAAAAAGAACTTCATTAATTGCAACAATAGGTGAGAATATTATTATTAGGAGATTTGTTTTAGTTGATAAACGAGGAATTGTTGATACCTACGTCCACGGATCAAAAATTGGATCAATAGTGATTTTAAAATCTGGAACTGAAGCAGTTGCGCACGAATTAGCTCTACAAGTTGTTGCCACAAACCCATTATTCGTTTCTAGCGCAGACGTGCCAAAAGAAGTTATTGAAAATGAAAAAAATATTGCAATTGAGCAGATGGCTGGTAGCAATAAACCACCTCATGTTGTAGAAAAAATTGTTGAAGGAAAAGTCTCAAAATGGGTTTCTGAAATTAGCTTGCTCTCCCAACCTTATATTAAGGATCCCCAAAATTCGGTTCAAAAATATTTACTTGCCCAAAATGCAACTCTTGATTCTTTTTACAGAATGCAAGTGGGTGAAGGTATTGAGAAAGAGGTTTTGGACTTTGCTACAGAAGTAGCTAATCAAGTCAAGTCATTTAGTACAAACTAA
- the rpsB gene encoding 30S ribosomal protein S2, whose translation MELSIKELFDAGVHYGHRTSQWNPKNANFIYGSRNKIHIIDLDKTKSSFELANKAIYQEALAFGTILFVGTKHAARVSIENGAKKCEMPYVSERWLGGMLTNFHTVSKSISKLKNIEEKIQDINFIQKISKKELLVLTRTRDKLRKGLGGISGIEKLPSMVFVIDVAHENIAVSEAVKLGIPVVGIVDTNNHPKGVDYVIPGNDDSLRSIELYVQIIVDTILQAKNDRVQNTIAQEESKIVQ comes from the coding sequence ATGGAATTATCAATTAAAGAACTTTTTGACGCTGGTGTTCATTATGGCCATAGAACCAGTCAGTGGAATCCTAAAAATGCAAATTTTATTTATGGATCTCGAAATAAGATTCATATTATAGATTTAGATAAAACTAAATCCTCATTTGAGTTAGCAAACAAGGCAATTTATCAAGAGGCTTTAGCGTTTGGAACCATACTTTTCGTAGGCACTAAACATGCAGCGAGAGTTTCTATTGAAAATGGTGCAAAAAAATGCGAAATGCCATATGTTTCAGAACGATGGTTAGGTGGCATGCTGACAAACTTTCACACTGTCTCAAAATCAATTTCAAAGTTAAAAAATATAGAAGAAAAAATTCAAGACATTAATTTTATCCAAAAAATCTCTAAAAAAGAATTATTAGTACTCACAAGAACAAGAGATAAACTTAGAAAAGGTTTAGGTGGTATTAGTGGTATAGAAAAGTTACCTAGCATGGTCTTTGTAATTGATGTTGCGCATGAGAATATTGCAGTTAGCGAAGCGGTAAAGTTAGGCATACCAGTTGTTGGAATTGTAGATACAAATAACCATCCAAAAGGTGTGGACTATGTTATTCCAGGTAATGACGATTCTTTACGATCAATCGAACTGTATGTCCAGATTATTGTCGATACTATTTTACAGGCTAAAAATGACCGTGTTCAAAACACCATTGCTCAAGAAGAGTCAAAAATAGTACAATAA
- the map gene encoding type I methionyl aminopeptidase: MNNYIKNKEEIACMRRVGKMAAQTLEMIGQYVIEGVSTNELNDRCHDYITKTLHAIPAPLNYKGFPKSICTSINEEVCHGIPSEKKLANGDIVNLDVTVIFEGFHGDTSKMFTVGTPTKKSKKLIEDTYKALWLGIKKAKHGARIGDIGDVISRYAASQGLSVVQEYCGHGIGRKFHEYPNVLHFGNAGEGEMLYEGMTITIEPMLNIGKRNVMVLEDDWTVVTKDGTLSAQWEHTILITKSKAEVLTLRNDECLN; this comes from the coding sequence ATGAATAACTACATTAAAAACAAGGAAGAAATTGCTTGCATGAGAAGAGTAGGTAAAATGGCAGCTCAGACATTAGAAATGATTGGGCAGTATGTAATAGAGGGTGTTAGCACTAATGAACTAAATGACAGATGTCATGACTACATAACAAAAACACTACATGCTATACCGGCACCTTTAAACTATAAGGGCTTTCCAAAATCTATTTGCACTTCCATAAATGAAGAAGTGTGCCATGGCATTCCGTCAGAAAAAAAATTGGCCAATGGAGATATTGTAAATTTAGATGTAACGGTAATCTTTGAAGGTTTCCATGGAGATACAAGTAAAATGTTCACAGTAGGGACTCCAACTAAAAAATCAAAAAAACTAATCGAAGATACATACAAGGCTCTTTGGCTAGGAATAAAAAAAGCTAAACATGGAGCCAGAATAGGTGATATTGGAGATGTAATATCAAGGTACGCAGCTTCTCAAGGATTATCAGTAGTTCAGGAATATTGTGGACATGGTATTGGGAGAAAATTCCATGAATATCCAAATGTCTTACACTTTGGCAATGCGGGAGAAGGGGAAATGCTCTATGAAGGCATGACAATTACAATAGAGCCAATGTTAAATATTGGCAAAAGAAATGTTATGGTACTTGAAGACGACTGGACAGTGGTTACCAAAGATGGGACACTATCTGCACAATGGGAACATACAATTCTAATTACAAAATCTAAAGCTGAAGTATTAACACTACGTAATGATGAATGTCTCAACTGA
- the dapE gene encoding succinyl-diaminopimelate desuccinylase — protein sequence MMNVSTEIISHLTQLIKLSSITPDDAGCQQYIADQLTKSGYTYIDVSKNAVTNTLFFKDKNKPLLLFVGHTDVVPPGPLELWNCDPFTLTINDDTLYGRGVADMKGSVSVMIKILQQFNDSDKNIALLLTSDEEGDAIDGVRFAISSLLTQGFTIELAIVGEPTASLSSGDTIKIGRRGSINSTIIVKGKPGHVAYPDLTINPIILSVKPLQALCEIVFDLPCESFDLTQLQCTSVYAGNKGLRNVIPATATIEFNIRFSPAYTEVQIKEIISRHLQPFQDILTTSWTRASLPYLTTNKKAISLISSAVKSVTKKDPILSTSGGTSDGRFLSHELIPVIELGPPNATIHKPNEQILLRDLESLYTCYYQIVQAYFPDCTKVP from the coding sequence ATGATGAATGTCTCAACTGAAATAATTAGTCATCTTACGCAACTAATAAAATTATCATCAATCACGCCTGATGACGCAGGCTGTCAACAATACATTGCAGATCAACTTACGAAAAGCGGATACACCTATATTGATGTTTCTAAAAATGCCGTTACAAACACTTTGTTTTTCAAAGATAAAAATAAACCATTGCTATTATTTGTTGGGCATACTGATGTTGTTCCACCAGGCCCACTCGAACTTTGGAATTGCGATCCATTCACTCTAACTATTAATGATGATACGCTGTACGGGAGAGGGGTTGCAGATATGAAGGGGAGCGTATCTGTTATGATTAAAATTCTCCAACAATTCAATGATTCTGATAAAAATATTGCGTTATTACTTACCAGCGACGAAGAAGGGGATGCAATAGATGGGGTACGTTTTGCGATTTCATCATTACTTACTCAGGGGTTTACTATAGAGCTTGCTATTGTTGGAGAGCCGACTGCGAGTTTATCGAGTGGAGATACAATTAAAATTGGAAGAAGGGGATCTATTAACTCAACAATCATTGTTAAAGGTAAACCTGGCCATGTTGCTTACCCAGATTTAACAATAAATCCAATAATTCTATCAGTAAAGCCATTGCAGGCTTTATGTGAAATAGTGTTTGATCTTCCTTGTGAGTCTTTTGATTTAACACAACTTCAATGTACTTCAGTGTATGCAGGAAATAAAGGCTTAAGAAATGTTATACCTGCAACTGCAACAATAGAATTTAATATTAGGTTTTCGCCAGCATATACTGAAGTACAAATTAAGGAAATAATTTCAAGGCATCTTCAACCATTTCAAGACATACTTACCACATCATGGACTAGAGCAAGTCTTCCGTATCTAACAACTAACAAAAAAGCCATCTCATTAATTTCTTCAGCAGTTAAAAGTGTAACTAAAAAAGATCCGATTTTGAGTACTAGTGGCGGTACATCTGATGGTAGATTTCTATCACATGAATTAATTCCTGTAATTGAACTAGGTCCTCCAAATGCAACAATACACAAACCCAATGAGCAAATACTATTGCGCGATTTAGAATCTTTATATACGTGTTACTACCAAATTGTACAAGCTTATTTTCCAGACTGCACTAAGGTACCTTGA